The following proteins are encoded in a genomic region of Necator americanus strain Aroian chromosome II, whole genome shotgun sequence:
- a CDS encoding hypothetical protein (NECATOR_CHRII.G5536.T1) — protein sequence MSITIELAKDNMGVEVAGRQLQLRSADDIVNNNIKHQLGKTCKTKLHITKNKKALLTRYCNNLSRVIERIDSAHTAAQASSDDATSPPRIKASLFELDATAKLAADALNAFTAALDEIDELPEEQDKQANDYIDSSLSLIERARLMAIELDAKNIGDREENDERGWTEMMRPKLPPIPIPIFTGKLQEYTNFWTLFESNVDRQPLTNLQKFNYLLTALQGNPEN from the exons ATGAGTATTACGATAGAATTGGCAAAGGACAACATGGGAGTGGAAGTTgctggtcggcagctacaacTTCGTTCCGCTGACGACATCGTCAACaataacatcaagcatcagttaGGCAAAACGTGCAAAACAAAACTGCA CATCACTAAGAACAAAAAGGCCTTACTGACACGATACTGCAATAATTTGTCTCGGGTAATCGAGAGAATCGATTCTGCTCACACCGCCGCGCAAGCTAGTAGCGATGACGCAACATCTCCTCCACGCATCAAAGCATCGCTGTTTGAACTCGACGCCACGGCAAAGCTAGCGGCAGATGCCTTGAATGCTTTCACGGCAGCGCTGGACGAGATCGATGAACTACCCGAAGAACAAGACAAGCAGGCGAACGACTACATTGACTCATCGCTTTCGTTGATTGAGCGCGCTCGTCTGATGGCGATTGAACTCGACGCAAAAAACATTGGGGACCGGGAGGAAAATGACGAGAGAGGATGGACAGAGATGATGAGACCAAAACTTCCGCCAATACCCATACCCATATTTACGGGAAAGCTTCAGGAATACACCAACTTTTGGACACTTTTCGAATCCAACGTCGACAGACAACCACTCACCAATCTACAGAAGTTTAACTATTTATTAACCGCTTTGCAGGGGAACCCCGAGAACTGA